A single region of the Enterococcus mundtii genome encodes:
- a CDS encoding TRAP transporter substrate-binding protein, which translates to MKKTLAFAFCLLGIIGLSGCSSQSSVGVVANAEEEATITLRFAYASNSQPVIDAMNKFGELVEEKTAGSVKVKYFPDGQLGGERELIELTQSGAIDFTKVSASALESFSKVYSIFSVPYLFNDEQHFFNVMENEEIMPPIYQSTTDLGFSGLTYYDSGQRSFYMVDGPIHTPDDLKGKKIRVMQSETAIRMVELLGGSPVPMGSDEVYTSLQSNLINGSENNEFVLYTAGHGGVAKYYSYDEHTRVPDIIIMNDAIKERLTAEQQQAIEEAAKASTIFEIEAFAQAIEEEKRVATEEYGVQFNEVDNTPFREAVAPLHDEFKNHPDFQTLYRMIQEEGV; encoded by the coding sequence ATGAAAAAAACACTTGCTTTTGCTTTTTGTTTACTGGGAATCATCGGTTTGAGTGGTTGTAGTAGTCAGTCAAGTGTTGGTGTTGTCGCAAATGCAGAGGAAGAAGCAACGATCACTTTACGTTTTGCTTATGCCAGTAATAGTCAGCCAGTCATTGATGCAATGAATAAATTCGGAGAGTTAGTAGAAGAAAAAACAGCTGGCTCAGTCAAAGTAAAATATTTTCCTGATGGTCAATTGGGGGGAGAACGTGAATTGATCGAACTGACTCAATCAGGTGCGATTGATTTTACGAAAGTCAGTGCTTCTGCGTTAGAAAGTTTCTCTAAAGTCTATTCGATTTTTTCAGTTCCTTACTTGTTCAATGATGAGCAACATTTCTTCAATGTCATGGAGAACGAAGAGATCATGCCACCCATTTATCAATCAACGACAGATTTAGGTTTTTCTGGTCTCACCTATTATGATTCAGGGCAACGTAGTTTTTATATGGTCGATGGCCCGATCCACACACCGGATGATCTAAAAGGGAAAAAAATCCGCGTGATGCAAAGTGAAACGGCCATTAGAATGGTGGAACTACTAGGTGGATCACCTGTGCCGATGGGCAGTGACGAAGTATATACTTCGCTACAGTCAAACTTGATCAACGGATCAGAGAACAATGAATTTGTTTTGTATACAGCCGGGCATGGTGGTGTAGCCAAGTATTATTCCTATGATGAGCATACACGAGTACCGGATATCATCATCATGAACGATGCGATCAAAGAACGTTTGACTGCTGAGCAACAACAAGCAATCGAAGAAGCGGCGAAAGCATCAACGATTTTTGAAATCGAAGCATTCGCTCAAGCAATCGAAGAAGAAAAAAGAGTGGCAACGGAAGAATATGGCGTCCAGTTCAATGAAGTGGACAATACGCCATTTCGTGAAGCAGTCGCACCGTTGCATGACGAATTCAAAAATCATCCGGATTTTCAGACGCTTTACCGAATGATCCAAGAAGAAGGGGTGTAA